In a single window of the Corvus hawaiiensis isolate bCorHaw1 chromosome 19, bCorHaw1.pri.cur, whole genome shotgun sequence genome:
- the PGS1 gene encoding CDP-diacylglycerol--glycerol-3-phosphate 3-phosphatidyltransferase, mitochondrial translates to MAARKRKARAMAAGGAALWRRFSAWLPRGRLGLTALLGRLSDRLSRGRDRRTRRSSWLLLAPLLTPPIPVITAPPCSLCPEGAHRFQWIRNLVPEFGISSSHVKVLSSPAEFYELLKVQIKAAKQRVVMASLYLGTGLLEQELVDCLEETLEKSLQAKGSPDLRVSILLDYTRGSRGRKNSRTMLIPLLQRFPEQVRVSLFHTPNLRGLLRLLIPERFNETIGLQHIKVYLFDDNVILSGANLSDLYFTNRQDRYVLLRDSPEIADFFTELVDAIGDVSLQLQQDDTVQMMEGMVHPYQGDKVAYCEIANRRVMEVINSARTRQELLHAKTFHSSQAGSSLISQQGSQASGSLKPEPDTWIYPLIQMKPFGIQIDEMVTETLLTEAERDARIYLTTGYFNLTQAYMDLILGTRAEYRILLASPEVNGFFGAKGVAGAIPAAYVYIEHQFYSEVCCLQQQERVQLQEYSRAGWTFHAKGLWLYLAGSDLPCLTLIGSPNFGYRSVHRDLEAQVAIVTENKALQQQLHQEQEQLYLCSGVVSTSTFEQPNRYVKLWVKLVTPLIKNFF, encoded by the exons GTCATCATGGCTGCTTCTGGCCCCACTGCTCACCCCTCCTATTCCAGTGATCACAGCCCCACCGTGTTCGCTCTGTCCAGAAGGAGCGCACAGGTTCCAGTGGATCAGGAATCTGGTCCCAGAGTTTGGGATCTCCAGCTCGCATGTCAAGGTGCTTTCATCCCCAGCGGAATTCTATGAACTCCTGAAG GTGCAGATAAAAGCAGCCAAACAGCGGGTGGTGATGGCCTCATTGTACCTTGGAACAGGACTCCTTGAGCAGGAGCTG GTGGATTGCTTAGAAGAAACACTGGAGAAATCACTGCAAGCAAAAGGCTCACCCGACCTCAGAGTTTCCATTCTCCTTGACTACACCAGGGGTTCCCGGG GCAGGAAGAATTCTCGGACAATGCTGATCCCGTTGCTGCAGCGATTTCCTGAGCAAGTCCGTGTGTCCCTCTTCCACACCCCAAACCTGCGTGGACTTCTCCGGCTCCTGATTCCAGAGCGTTTCAATGAAACCATTGGGCTGCAGCACATCAAGGTCTATCTCTTTGATGACAATGTGATCCTGAGTGG TGCAAACCTGAGTGATCTGTACTTCACCAATCGTCAGGACCGCTATGTGTTGCTGCGGGACTCCCCTGAGATCGCAGACTTCTTCACGGAGCTCGTGGACGCGATTGGAGATGTGTCCCTGCAGTTACAGCAGGATGATACCGTCCAGATGATGGAGGGAATGGTGCACCCGTACCAAG GAGACAAAGTGGCTTACTGCGAGATTGCCAACCGGAGGGTCATGGAGGTCATCAACTCTGCCCGGACACGGCAGGAGCTCCTTCATGCAAAGACTTtccacagcagccaggcaggcagctcCCTGATATCCCAGCAAGGCTCTCAAGCATCTGGGAGTCTGAAACCAGAACCTGACACCTGGATCTATCCCTTAATCCAAATGAAACCTTTTGGGATTCAAATAGATGAGATGGTCACAGAGACACTGCTGACCGAGGCGGAGCGGGATGCCAGGATATACCTCACCACTGGCTACTTCAACCTGACACAGGCCTACATGGACCTCATCCTGGGCACAAGGGCTGAGTACCGGATCCTCCTGGCCTCGCCAGAGGTCAATGGGTTTTTTGGTGCCAAAGGGGTGGCAGGTGCCATCCCTGCTGCCTACGTTTACATTGAACATCAGTTTTACAGCGAggtctgctgcctgcagcagcaggagagggtgcagctgcaggagtACTCCCGCGCCGGGTGGACGTTCCACGCCAAAG GCCTCTGGCTGTACCTGGCAGGGAGTGACCTGCCCTGCCTGACCCTGATTGGCTCTCCAAATTTTGGATATCGATCAGTTCATCGAGACTTGGAAGCTCAGGTTGCGATagtgacagaaaataaagccttgcagcagcagctccatcag GAGCAAGAGCAGCTTTACCTCTGCTCAGGAGTGGTCTCAACATCAACGTTTGAGCAGCCAAATCGTTATGTGAAGCTGTGGGTGAAGCTGGTGACACCTCTGATCaagaatttcttttga